A stretch of Cupriavidus necator DNA encodes these proteins:
- a CDS encoding ABC transporter ATP-binding protein, which produces MLETRGLTIRFGGHVAVNAVSCAFRPGELTCIVGPNGAGKTTYFNLVSGQLPPTAGQILLDGEDVTRLPVSQKTRRGIGRAFQLTSLFPQLSVLENVRLAVQARRQRGLDLFSMWTSHRDVQAQAMAILERVALAGKRQLTVASLPHGDQRKLEVGILLALQPRVFMFDEPTAGMSVDEVPVILDLIREIRQDRSKTVLLVEHKMDVVRSLADRIIVLHNGILVADGDPAEVIASPVVQQAYLGMPEEEGSHG; this is translated from the coding sequence CTGCTGGAGACGCGCGGCCTGACCATCCGCTTTGGCGGCCACGTGGCCGTCAATGCGGTGTCGTGCGCGTTCCGGCCCGGCGAGCTGACCTGCATCGTCGGCCCAAACGGCGCCGGCAAGACCACGTATTTCAACCTGGTCTCGGGCCAGTTGCCGCCCACGGCCGGGCAGATCCTGCTGGATGGCGAGGACGTGACGCGCCTGCCGGTGTCGCAGAAGACGCGCCGCGGCATCGGCCGCGCCTTCCAGCTGACCAGCCTGTTCCCGCAGCTGTCGGTGCTGGAGAACGTGCGCCTGGCGGTGCAGGCGCGCCGGCAGCGCGGCCTCGACCTGTTCTCGATGTGGACCAGCCACCGCGACGTGCAGGCGCAGGCCATGGCGATCCTGGAGCGCGTGGCGCTGGCCGGCAAGCGCCAGCTGACGGTGGCCTCGCTGCCGCACGGCGACCAGCGCAAGCTGGAGGTCGGCATCCTGCTGGCGCTGCAGCCGCGCGTGTTCATGTTCGACGAGCCCACCGCGGGCATGAGCGTTGATGAAGTGCCGGTGATCCTTGACCTGATCCGCGAGATCCGCCAGGACCGCAGCAAGACCGTGCTGCTGGTCGAACACAAGATGGACGTGGTGCGCTCGCTGGCCGACCGCATCATCGTGCTGCACAACGGCATCCTGGTGGCCGACGGCGACCCGGCCGAGGTGATCGCCTCGCCGGTGGTGCAGCAGGCTTACCTGGGCATGCCGGAAGAGGAGGGCAGCCATGGCTGA